From a single Hymenobacter sp. YIM 151500-1 genomic region:
- a CDS encoding ABC transporter ATP-binding protein translates to MALVIENLSKTYPNGTQALKNVSLTIPTGMFGLLGPNGAGKSSLMRTIATLQDADTGSIMLDDIDVLREKEAVRRVLGYLPQEFGVYPSVSAEELLDHFATLKGIASAKERREMVAALLHQTNLYDVRKKHVGGYSGGMKQRFGIAQALLGNPRLIIVDEPTAGLDPAERNRFHNLLSEIGENLVVILSTHIVSDVSDLCRHMAIINKGEVLLTGDPLTVMNDLKGRVWKKLIEKAELPALQAREQVISSRLFAGKTVVHVLADTAPDSGFEAVEPDLEDVYFAEIKNYELKSKNGLPVL, encoded by the coding sequence ATGGCCCTCGTCATCGAAAACCTCTCGAAAACCTACCCCAATGGCACGCAGGCACTGAAAAATGTGTCGCTCACCATTCCCACGGGCATGTTTGGCCTGCTGGGTCCCAACGGGGCCGGCAAAAGCTCCCTGATGCGCACCATTGCCACCCTGCAAGACGCCGACACCGGCTCCATCATGCTGGACGACATCGACGTGCTGCGCGAAAAAGAGGCCGTGCGGCGGGTGCTGGGCTACCTGCCCCAGGAGTTTGGGGTGTACCCCAGCGTGAGTGCCGAGGAGCTGCTCGACCATTTTGCCACCCTCAAAGGCATTGCCAGCGCCAAGGAGCGCCGGGAGATGGTGGCGGCCCTGCTGCACCAAACCAACCTCTACGACGTGCGCAAAAAACACGTGGGCGGCTACTCCGGCGGCATGAAGCAGCGCTTCGGCATTGCCCAGGCCCTGCTCGGCAACCCCCGCCTCATCATCGTGGACGAGCCCACGGCCGGCCTCGACCCGGCCGAGCGCAACCGCTTCCACAACCTGCTGTCGGAAATCGGGGAAAACCTGGTGGTGATTCTGAGCACCCACATCGTGAGCGACGTGTCGGATTTGTGCCGCCACATGGCCATCATCAACAAGGGCGAGGTGCTGCTCACCGGCGACCCGCTCACGGTGATGAACGACCTGAAGGGCCGGGTGTGGAAAAAGCTAATTGAGAAAGCCGAGCTGCCGGCCTTGCAGGCCCGCGAGCAGGTTATCAGCTCGCGCCTATTTGCGGGCAAAACCGTGGTGCACGTGCTGGCCGACACCGCCCCGGACAGCGGCTTCGAGGCCGTGGAGCCCGACCTGGAAGACGTGTATTTCGCGGAGATTAAGAATTATGAGTTAAAAAGTAAAAATGGCCTGCCTGTGCTGTAA
- a CDS encoding ABC transporter permease/M1 family aminopeptidase: MFLPILLFELKYRLRRPATWIYFFILFLMGFLLVTAAGGGFGTGVNVSIGGDGQAVKINAPYSVSITVAVLSVFGIIIASSLMGNPVYRDFEHRTHALFYTTPLSKLGYLGGRFLGSYLIAVLVFSGIGFGAGLASIMPWLKADRFLASTPLGTYVWPYLTLVLPNLLFTGAIFFTMATLTRNILSTYIGAVLLLVGYLISTAFLEDLKNEHLVAALDAFGLSALNFTTRYWTSAEKNTLLLPLSSYVLLNRAVWLGVGAALLAFCYARFRFAALASEKAPKKSRRRADSLASRLGAGPGAELTEALPGGLRLPRVSQVFSGGMSLRQWWSLTKLEFRGIVRSRYFAAIAGAGVIFLLANSSQVGKTFDTPTFPVTTEVIDLTLGSFFLFQLAIIIFYSGELVWRERQAGVAQIADAVPVPSWVPFLSKLMALWLVQVVLLAVVMLCGMVIQTFKGYFNYEIGLYLRALFLYQLPFLMLMCVLAMVTQVVVNNKYLGFAVMVVYYVANIFRGQLGLGHRLLGFGGGASPGPYSAMNGYGHFLPAFWWTKLLWAGVALLLILAATLLWVRGTDATGRLREARRRWSPANTATLALGLLISLGTGAFIFYNTNVLNEYRTPKENEKRQVAYEKQYRRYKDVPQPRITAVDLNTDIYPSIRAVRFRGQFTLVNKRPEALDSVIVNLPVELNPRVRSLALGAPGQATLALNDTTFGFRIYRLAQPLAPGDSLPLTLDFYYQERGFPNANSNTDLVYNGTFLNSGYLPGLGYREEAELGGDQDRKNYGLRPKPRMAKVNDLKARQNTYISSDADWIRFRATVSTETDQTAIAPGYLKKEWTQDGRRYFTYVMDRPMLNFYTFMSARYKTYADKWVDTAGRRTIPITIYYQPGHEYNLKRMAEGAKDALTYCSRNFSPYQHQQLRILEFPQYQQFAQAFANTVPFSEGIGFVADVDDDDPEDLNYPYYVTAHEVAHQWWAHQVIGGRVQGSTLMSESMAEYSALMVLAHHNGPTTMQRFLKFDMNRYLQGRAFEQKKEVPLALVENQQYIHYRKGSVVMYALQDYLGEALVNGALKKYVAAVAFQQPPYTNSPEFISYLRQAAPDSLQPYLTDAFERITLYDNRVTDASVKKLPSGKYQVDFTVKSAKFYADSLGNQKPADQTRDALPVAIFPELGKDKKPVPPLLLVKRRLRPGDNKLSFVVAQKPASVAVDPYNMIIDRQLDDNVKDVKL, encoded by the coding sequence ATGTTTCTTCCCATACTTCTTTTCGAGCTGAAGTACCGCCTGCGGCGCCCGGCCACGTGGATTTACTTTTTCATCCTCTTTTTGATGGGCTTTTTGCTCGTCACGGCGGCTGGTGGCGGGTTTGGCACGGGCGTCAACGTGAGCATCGGCGGCGACGGGCAGGCGGTGAAAATCAACGCGCCATATTCGGTGTCCATCACCGTGGCCGTGCTCAGCGTGTTCGGCATCATCATCGCCTCGTCGCTCATGGGCAACCCCGTGTACCGCGACTTTGAGCACCGCACCCACGCCCTCTTCTACACCACGCCCCTCAGCAAGCTGGGCTACCTGGGCGGGCGTTTTCTGGGCTCCTACCTCATTGCCGTGCTTGTGTTCAGCGGCATTGGCTTCGGGGCGGGCCTGGCCAGCATTATGCCCTGGCTGAAGGCCGACCGGTTTTTGGCTAGCACCCCCCTGGGCACCTACGTGTGGCCCTACCTGACGCTGGTGCTGCCCAACCTGCTGTTTACGGGCGCGATTTTCTTTACCATGGCCACGCTTACGCGCAACATCCTGAGCACCTACATCGGGGCCGTGCTCTTGCTGGTGGGCTATCTGATTTCGACGGCTTTTCTGGAAGACCTCAAAAACGAGCACCTGGTAGCGGCGCTGGACGCGTTTGGCTTGTCGGCCCTGAACTTCACGACCCGCTACTGGACTTCGGCCGAGAAAAACACCCTGCTGCTGCCGCTGTCCAGCTACGTGCTCCTGAACCGGGCCGTGTGGCTGGGCGTGGGGGCGGCCCTGCTGGCGTTCTGCTACGCCCGGTTCCGGTTTGCGGCCCTGGCCTCGGAAAAGGCGCCCAAAAAGTCGCGCCGGCGGGCCGACAGCCTGGCCAGCCGCCTGGGCGCTGGGCCGGGCGCCGAGCTGACCGAAGCCCTGCCCGGCGGGCTGCGCCTGCCGCGGGTAAGCCAGGTGTTTTCGGGCGGCATGAGCTTGCGCCAGTGGTGGAGCCTGACCAAGCTGGAGTTTCGCGGCATCGTGCGCAGCCGCTACTTCGCGGCCATTGCCGGCGCGGGCGTCATTTTCCTGCTGGCCAATTCCTCACAGGTCGGCAAAACCTTCGACACGCCCACGTTTCCGGTTACTACCGAGGTAATTGACCTTACGCTGGGCTCGTTTTTCCTGTTTCAGCTGGCCATCATCATCTTCTACAGCGGGGAGCTGGTGTGGCGGGAGCGGCAGGCCGGCGTGGCCCAGATTGCCGACGCCGTGCCGGTGCCCAGCTGGGTGCCGTTCTTGAGCAAGCTGATGGCCCTGTGGCTGGTGCAGGTGGTGCTGCTGGCCGTAGTCATGCTGTGCGGCATGGTGATTCAGACCTTCAAAGGCTACTTCAACTACGAAATCGGCCTCTACCTGCGGGCCCTGTTCCTGTACCAGCTGCCCTTCCTCATGCTGATGTGCGTGCTGGCTATGGTGACGCAAGTGGTGGTCAACAACAAGTACCTGGGCTTTGCGGTGATGGTGGTGTACTACGTGGCCAACATTTTCCGTGGGCAGCTGGGGCTGGGGCACCGGCTGCTGGGCTTCGGGGGCGGCGCCAGCCCCGGCCCCTACTCGGCCATGAACGGCTACGGCCACTTCCTGCCCGCCTTCTGGTGGACCAAGCTGCTGTGGGCGGGCGTGGCTTTGCTCCTGATTCTGGCTGCTACCCTGCTTTGGGTGCGCGGCACCGATGCCACCGGCCGCCTGCGCGAGGCCCGGCGGCGCTGGAGCCCGGCCAATACCGCCACGCTGGCGCTGGGCCTGCTCATCAGCCTGGGCACGGGCGCGTTTATCTTCTACAACACCAACGTGCTGAACGAGTACCGCACGCCCAAGGAAAACGAAAAGCGCCAGGTAGCCTACGAAAAGCAGTACCGCCGCTACAAAGACGTGCCCCAGCCGCGCATCACGGCCGTGGACCTGAACACCGACATCTACCCCAGCATCCGGGCCGTGCGGTTCCGGGGGCAGTTTACGCTGGTGAATAAGCGGCCCGAAGCCCTGGATTCGGTGATTGTGAACCTGCCCGTGGAGCTGAACCCCCGAGTGCGCAGCCTGGCCCTGGGCGCGCCCGGCCAAGCCACGCTGGCCCTCAACGACACCACCTTCGGCTTCCGCATCTACCGCCTGGCCCAGCCCCTGGCTCCCGGCGACTCCTTGCCGCTCACGCTGGACTTCTACTACCAGGAGCGCGGCTTCCCGAATGCCAATTCCAACACCGACCTGGTGTACAACGGCACCTTCCTCAACAGCGGCTACCTGCCCGGCCTGGGCTACCGCGAAGAAGCCGAATTGGGCGGCGACCAGGACCGCAAAAACTACGGCCTCCGGCCCAAGCCCCGCATGGCCAAGGTCAACGACTTGAAGGCCCGCCAAAACACCTACATCAGCTCCGACGCCGACTGGATTCGCTTCCGCGCCACCGTCAGCACCGAGACCGACCAAACGGCCATTGCGCCCGGCTACCTCAAGAAAGAGTGGACTCAGGATGGCCGCCGCTACTTCACCTACGTGATGGACCGGCCCATGCTCAACTTCTACACCTTTATGTCGGCCCGCTACAAAACGTACGCCGATAAGTGGGTGGATACGGCCGGGCGCCGCACCATTCCCATTACCATCTACTACCAGCCCGGCCACGAGTACAACCTCAAGCGCATGGCCGAGGGCGCCAAAGATGCCCTGACGTACTGCTCGCGCAACTTCTCACCCTACCAGCACCAGCAGCTGCGCATTCTGGAGTTTCCGCAGTACCAGCAGTTTGCGCAGGCCTTTGCCAACACGGTGCCGTTTTCGGAGGGCATTGGGTTCGTGGCCGACGTGGACGATGACGACCCCGAGGACCTGAACTACCCCTACTACGTGACGGCCCACGAGGTAGCGCACCAGTGGTGGGCCCACCAGGTAATCGGCGGCCGGGTGCAGGGCAGCACCCTGATGTCGGAAAGCATGGCCGAATACTCGGCCCTGATGGTGCTGGCCCACCACAACGGCCCCACCACCATGCAGCGCTTCCTGAAGTTCGACATGAACCGCTACCTGCAAGGCCGGGCCTTCGAGCAAAAGAAAGAAGTGCCGCTGGCTCTGGTCGAAAACCAGCAGTACATCCACTACCGCAAAGGCTCGGTGGTGATGTACGCCCTGCAGGACTACCTGGGCGAGGCGCTGGTGAACGGGGCCCTGAAAAAGTACGTGGCCGCCGTGGCCTTCCAGCAGCCGCCCTACACCAACTCGCCGGAGTTTATCAGCTACCTGCGCCAGGCCGCGCCCGACTCGCTCCAGCCCTACCTGACCGATGCCTTTGAGCGCATCACCCTCTACGACAACCGCGTGACGGACGCCTCGGTCAAAAAGCTGCCTAGCGGTAAGTATCAGGTAGATTTCACGGTGAAGTCGGCCAAGTTCTACGCCGACAGCCTCGGCAACCAGAAGCCCGCTGACCAAACCCGCGACGCGCTGCCGGTGGCCATCTTCCCGGAGCTGGGCAAAGACAAAAAGCCCGTGCCGCCCCTGCTGCTCGTGAAGCGCCGCCTGCGCCCCGGCGACAATAAGCTGAGCTTCGTGGTGGCCCAGAAGCCCGCCTCCGTAGCCGTCGACCCCTACAACATGATTATCGACCGCCAACTCGACGACAATGTGAAAGACGTGAAGCTGTAG
- a CDS encoding S1C family serine protease → MDSYSQLIISAVEAAKHSVVKIDVRKRTKQGKLAPAGSGSGFLFSSDGYLFTNSHVVHGAEEIRITFADGAEHPATLVGEDPDSDLALLHTPASGYPAARLGDSGQVQIGQLVVAIGNPYGFQHTVTSGVVSALGRTLRTETGRLIDNILQTDAALNPGNSGGPLIDADGRVVGVNTATICGAQGLCFAIGINTATAILPALLREGRVRRAYLGLMTQEVSLNPRVINFHQLPTRKGLFVVSVEPGTPAQAAGLREGDFIVAFADQPVQNSDDLFRLLTQEKIGLFQFLTVLRGQQKLELRITPVESSGTARARPVAA, encoded by the coding sequence ATGGACTCGTATTCGCAACTCATTATTTCGGCCGTGGAAGCGGCCAAGCATTCCGTCGTGAAGATTGACGTGCGGAAGCGCACCAAGCAAGGCAAGCTGGCCCCGGCGGGCTCCGGGTCGGGCTTTTTGTTTTCTTCGGATGGCTACCTGTTCACCAACTCCCACGTGGTACACGGAGCCGAGGAAATCCGCATCACCTTCGCCGATGGGGCCGAGCACCCGGCCACGCTCGTGGGCGAAGACCCCGACTCGGACCTGGCCCTGCTGCACACGCCGGCCAGCGGTTACCCCGCCGCCCGCCTCGGCGACTCCGGCCAGGTGCAAATCGGGCAGCTGGTAGTGGCCATCGGCAACCCTTACGGTTTTCAGCACACCGTCACGAGCGGGGTGGTGAGTGCCCTGGGCCGCACGCTGCGCACCGAAACCGGCCGCCTCATCGACAACATCCTGCAAACCGACGCCGCCTTGAACCCTGGCAACTCCGGCGGCCCGCTCATCGACGCCGACGGCCGCGTGGTGGGCGTGAACACGGCTACCATCTGCGGGGCGCAGGGGCTGTGCTTTGCCATCGGCATCAACACGGCCACGGCTATTCTGCCGGCCTTGCTGCGCGAAGGCCGGGTGCGCCGGGCCTACCTGGGGCTGATGACTCAGGAAGTCAGCCTCAACCCGCGCGTCATCAACTTTCATCAGCTGCCCACCAGAAAGGGCTTGTTTGTGGTGAGCGTGGAGCCTGGCACGCCCGCCCAGGCCGCCGGCCTGCGCGAAGGCGACTTCATCGTGGCCTTCGCCGACCAGCCCGTGCAAAACTCCGACGACCTGTTTCGGCTGCTCACTCAGGAGAAAATCGGCCTGTTTCAGTTCCTGACCGTGCTGCGGGGCCAGCAGAAGTTGGAGCTGCGCATCACGCCCGTGGAAAGCAGCGGCACGGCGCGGGCCCGCCCGGTAGCGGCGTAG
- a CDS encoding GMC oxidoreductase: MEKNTYDAIVIGSGISGGWAAKELTEKGLKTIMLERGRNIEHVKDYVNTPKAPWDFPHRGGRTQQMIADYPVLKRDYPLNETNLDYWVRDWESPYVEVKPFDWFRGYHVGGRSLMWGRQSYRLSEYDFEANAKDGIAVDWPIRYRDLAPWYSYVEKFAGISGSREGLPQLPDGEFMPPMEMNVVEKDVAARLKKAYQHRRMIIGRTANITQPHHGRTNCQYQNKCWLGCQFGAYFSTQSSTLPAAVATGNLTLRPFSIVTRILYDKDRKRATGVEVLDAQTNQTYEYFAKVIFLNASALNSAWVLLNSATDVWPGGLGSSSGELGHNLMDHHFRVGASGEAEGFDDKYVYGRRANGIYIPRYRNLFGDRRDYVRGFGYQGGAGREGWAREIPELSIGADFKDTLTEPGPWTMGLTGFGETLPYHDNRVTLDKTKKDKWGLPVLAIDATIRENELKMRVDMMKDAQEMLEKAGLKNVKTENGGYVLGGGIHEMGTARMGRDPKTSVLNKHNQVWDAPNVYVTDGACMTSAACQNPSLTYMALTARAADHAVSELKKQNV; the protein is encoded by the coding sequence ATGGAAAAGAACACGTACGACGCCATTGTTATTGGCTCGGGTATTTCGGGCGGCTGGGCGGCCAAGGAATTGACGGAAAAAGGCCTGAAAACCATCATGTTGGAGCGGGGCCGCAACATCGAGCACGTCAAGGACTACGTGAACACCCCCAAAGCGCCCTGGGACTTTCCGCACCGCGGCGGCCGCACCCAGCAGATGATAGCCGACTATCCCGTGCTCAAGCGCGACTATCCGCTCAACGAAACCAACCTCGACTACTGGGTCCGGGACTGGGAAAGCCCCTACGTGGAGGTGAAGCCCTTCGACTGGTTCCGGGGCTACCACGTGGGCGGCCGCTCCCTGATGTGGGGGCGGCAGTCGTACCGCTTGAGCGAGTACGACTTTGAAGCCAACGCCAAGGACGGCATTGCCGTGGACTGGCCCATCCGCTACCGGGACCTGGCCCCGTGGTACAGCTACGTCGAGAAGTTTGCCGGCATCAGCGGCTCCCGCGAGGGCCTGCCCCAGCTGCCCGACGGCGAGTTTATGCCGCCCATGGAGATGAACGTGGTGGAAAAAGACGTGGCGGCCCGCCTCAAAAAGGCCTACCAGCACCGCCGCATGATTATCGGGCGCACGGCCAACATCACCCAGCCCCACCACGGCCGCACCAACTGCCAGTACCAGAACAAGTGTTGGCTGGGCTGCCAGTTTGGGGCCTACTTCAGTACCCAGTCGTCTACGCTGCCCGCGGCCGTGGCTACGGGCAACCTCACGCTGCGGCCGTTTTCCATCGTCACGCGCATCCTCTACGACAAAGACCGGAAGCGGGCCACGGGCGTGGAGGTGCTCGACGCGCAAACCAACCAGACCTACGAGTACTTCGCCAAGGTGATTTTCCTGAATGCCTCGGCTCTGAACTCGGCCTGGGTGCTGCTCAACTCGGCTACCGACGTGTGGCCCGGCGGCCTGGGCAGCAGCAGCGGTGAGCTGGGCCACAACCTCATGGACCACCACTTCCGGGTGGGGGCCTCGGGCGAGGCCGAGGGCTTCGACGACAAATACGTGTACGGCCGCCGGGCCAACGGCATCTATATCCCGCGCTACCGCAACCTGTTCGGCGACCGGCGCGACTACGTGCGCGGCTTCGGCTACCAGGGCGGCGCCGGCCGCGAAGGCTGGGCCCGCGAAATCCCGGAGTTGAGCATCGGGGCCGACTTCAAGGACACCCTCACCGAGCCCGGCCCCTGGACCATGGGCCTGACCGGCTTCGGCGAAACCCTGCCCTACCACGACAACCGCGTAACCCTGGACAAGACCAAGAAAGACAAGTGGGGCCTGCCGGTGCTAGCCATCGACGCTACCATTCGGGAAAACGAGCTGAAAATGCGCGTCGATATGATGAAGGACGCCCAGGAGATGCTGGAAAAGGCTGGTCTGAAGAATGTAAAGACTGAGAATGGCGGCTACGTGCTGGGCGGCGGCATCCACGAGATGGGCACCGCCCGCATGGGCCGCGACCCGAAAACGTCGGTGCTCAACAAGCACAACCAGGTATGGGACGCCCCCAACGTGTACGTCACCGACGGGGCCTGCATGACCTCCGCCGCCTGCCAGAACCCGTCGCTGACCTACATGGCCCTCACCGCCCGCGCCGCCGACCATGCGGTCAGTGAGCTGAAAAAGCAGAACGTCTAA
- a CDS encoding gluconate 2-dehydrogenase subunit 3 family protein, translated as MNRREALARVALIMGGTVIGADMFLAGCSSPAKEEKTATTEAAKPQENSFLTTRQVELLDEVGETILPATKTPGAKAAQVGSFMAVMVRDCYTPEDQKIFLAGLTQLEQRCQKQHGKSFMACTPAQRTALLTQLDKEQKDFTDHKRPDDPSQYFRMMKQLTLLGFFTSEVGATKALRYLPVPGRYDGDFPYKKGDRAWATS; from the coding sequence ATGAACCGAAGAGAAGCGCTGGCCCGCGTGGCCCTGATTATGGGCGGCACCGTCATTGGGGCCGATATGTTTCTGGCGGGCTGCTCCTCGCCTGCCAAAGAGGAAAAGACAGCTACGACTGAGGCCGCTAAGCCCCAGGAAAACTCTTTCCTAACTACCCGCCAGGTGGAGCTGCTCGACGAAGTGGGCGAAACCATTCTGCCCGCTACTAAGACGCCCGGCGCCAAGGCGGCCCAGGTGGGTAGCTTTATGGCCGTGATGGTGCGCGACTGTTACACGCCCGAAGACCAGAAAATCTTCCTGGCGGGTCTCACCCAGCTCGAGCAGCGCTGCCAGAAGCAGCACGGCAAGTCGTTCATGGCCTGCACCCCGGCCCAGCGCACCGCCCTGCTCACCCAGCTCGATAAGGAGCAAAAGGACTTCACCGACCACAAGCGCCCCGACGACCCCAGCCAGTACTTCCGCATGATGAAGCAGCTCACCCTGCTGGGCTTTTTCACCTCGGAAGTGGGCGCCACCAAAGCCCTGCGCTACCTGCCCGTGCCCGGCCGCTACGACGGCGACTTTCCCTACAAAAAAGGCGACCGGGCCTGGGCTACCAGTTAA
- a CDS encoding nucleoside permease — protein sequence MTPAVRFKLSVMMFLEFFIWGAWFVTLGTYLLKTLQTTGTQVGAAFLTQSIGAIVAPFIIGLIADRFFSAQKILGVLHLAGAALLWLAASAADFSAFYPLILVYMVVYMPTLALVNSISFRQMRDPQKEFAPIRVLGTLGWIVAGLTIGWLNWEQANRLDLTFKMAAGASALLGVFSFTLPATPPIRRAGPATVGQLLGLEAIGLLRNRSYLIFFLASVAICVPLSFYYGFTNPFLNEAGLKSAAGVQSLGQVSEVLFMLLIPFFFVRLGVKKMLAIGMLAWVVRYLFFAYGNGGSAYWLLIAGIVLHGICYDFFFVTGQIYTDKLAGEQSKSAAQGFITLATYGVGMLIGSLLSGRVVDAYQLAPNQHDWQTIWLIPAAIAAAVLAVFLLLFRDQPAPAPAEEISFAEANARLEV from the coding sequence ATGACTCCCGCGGTCCGCTTCAAATTGTCGGTGATGATGTTCCTGGAGTTCTTCATCTGGGGGGCGTGGTTTGTGACCTTGGGCACTTACCTGCTGAAGACGCTGCAAACTACCGGCACGCAGGTAGGGGCGGCGTTTCTTACCCAGTCTATCGGGGCCATTGTGGCGCCGTTCATCATCGGGCTGATTGCGGACCGTTTTTTCTCGGCCCAGAAGATTCTGGGGGTGTTGCACCTGGCCGGCGCGGCGCTGCTGTGGCTGGCCGCCTCCGCCGCCGACTTCAGCGCCTTTTACCCCTTGATTCTGGTGTACATGGTGGTGTACATGCCCACGCTGGCCCTGGTGAACTCTATTTCGTTTCGGCAGATGCGCGACCCGCAAAAGGAATTTGCCCCGATTCGGGTGCTGGGCACGCTGGGCTGGATTGTGGCGGGCCTGACTATCGGGTGGCTGAACTGGGAGCAGGCCAACCGCCTGGACCTCACCTTTAAGATGGCGGCCGGCGCCTCGGCCCTGCTGGGCGTGTTTAGCTTCACGCTGCCCGCCACGCCGCCCATCCGCCGGGCCGGCCCCGCCACCGTGGGCCAACTGCTGGGCCTGGAAGCCATTGGGCTGCTGCGCAACCGCTCCTACCTGATTTTCTTCCTGGCTTCGGTGGCCATCTGCGTGCCGCTTTCCTTCTACTACGGCTTTACCAACCCCTTTCTTAATGAAGCGGGCCTAAAGTCGGCGGCGGGTGTGCAGAGCCTGGGGCAGGTGTCGGAGGTGCTGTTCATGCTCCTGATTCCGTTCTTCTTCGTCCGGCTCGGCGTGAAGAAGATGCTGGCCATTGGGATGCTGGCCTGGGTGGTGCGTTACTTGTTCTTCGCCTACGGCAACGGCGGCTCGGCCTACTGGCTGCTGATTGCGGGCATTGTGCTGCACGGCATCTGCTACGATTTCTTTTTCGTCACGGGCCAGATTTACACCGACAAGCTGGCCGGCGAACAGTCGAAAAGCGCAGCTCAGGGCTTTATCACGCTGGCTACCTACGGGGTTGGGATGCTCATCGGTTCCCTGCTTTCGGGCCGGGTGGTGGATGCCTACCAGCTGGCGCCCAACCAGCACGACTGGCAAACCATCTGGCTGATTCCGGCGGCCATTGCCGCAGCGGTGCTGGCGGTGTTCCTGCTCCTGTTCCGGGACCAGCCCGCCCCCGCCCCGGCCGAGGAAATCAGCTTCGCGGAAGCCAACGCCCGGCTGGAAGTGTAG
- a CDS encoding Gfo/Idh/MocA family protein → MKLRLGMIGGGPGAFIGAVHRHAAALDGMYELTAGAFSADAEKSRAMGGLLGLAPERVYGSYQELIGQERQRPEAERVQVISIVTPNHVHFDPARLALENGFHVILDKPMTFSLAEARQLADVAEASGCLLCLTHTYTGYPMIKEARQLVAAGTLGPIRKAYVEYPQGWLSGPEESTANKQAAWRTDPARSGAAGAMGDIGTHAFNLLEYVTGLPVVRLCADLNTVVPGRRLDDDGAVLLRLSNGASAVLTATQIAAGEENNLRVRVYGELGGLEWQQADANTLLVKWLDRPTEIRRAGTGYVGSLAQHNTRTPAGHPEGYLEAFANLYRNFALTVQARLAGRPAPPEALDFPGVAEGIRGMAFIENVVASSQSQQKWTEFTV, encoded by the coding sequence ATGAAACTACGACTCGGCATGATTGGCGGCGGGCCCGGCGCGTTTATCGGGGCGGTGCACCGCCACGCCGCCGCCCTTGATGGCATGTACGAGCTGACGGCCGGCGCCTTCAGCGCCGACGCCGAGAAGTCGCGGGCTATGGGCGGGCTGCTGGGTCTGGCGCCGGAGCGGGTGTACGGCTCGTATCAGGAGCTGATCGGCCAGGAAAGGCAGCGGCCCGAGGCCGAGCGGGTGCAGGTTATCAGCATCGTCACGCCCAACCACGTGCACTTCGACCCGGCCCGGCTGGCCCTGGAAAACGGCTTCCACGTCATCCTGGATAAGCCCATGACCTTCTCGCTGGCCGAGGCCCGGCAGCTGGCCGATGTGGCCGAGGCCAGCGGCTGCCTGCTCTGCCTCACGCACACCTACACCGGCTACCCCATGATCAAGGAAGCCCGGCAGCTGGTGGCCGCGGGCACGCTGGGCCCCATCCGCAAGGCCTACGTGGAGTACCCGCAGGGCTGGCTCAGCGGCCCCGAGGAAAGCACCGCTAACAAGCAGGCCGCCTGGCGCACCGACCCTGCCCGCAGTGGTGCGGCCGGCGCCATGGGCGACATCGGCACCCACGCCTTCAACCTGCTGGAGTACGTGACGGGTCTGCCCGTGGTGCGCCTCTGCGCCGACCTGAACACCGTGGTGCCCGGCCGCCGCCTCGACGACGACGGGGCCGTGCTGCTGCGGCTCAGCAACGGGGCCAGCGCCGTGCTCACGGCCACCCAGATTGCGGCCGGCGAGGAAAACAACCTGCGCGTGCGGGTGTACGGCGAGCTGGGCGGCCTGGAGTGGCAGCAGGCTGATGCCAACACCCTGCTGGTGAAGTGGCTCGACCGGCCAACTGAAATTCGCCGGGCTGGCACCGGTTACGTGGGTTCCTTGGCCCAACACAACACCCGTACCCCCGCCGGCCACCCGGAGGGCTACCTCGAAGCCTTTGCCAACCTCTACCGCAACTTCGCCCTGACCGTGCAGGCCCGGCTGGCGGGCCGCCCCGCCCCGCCCGAAGCCCTGGACTTTCCGGGCGTGGCGGAGGGCATCCGGGGCATGGCGTTTATTGAAAACGTGGTAGCTTCCAGCCAGTCACAGCAGAAATGGACCGAGTTTACCGTCTGA